The sequence TTTAGAACCTTGAGCCGTTTTGATTATATTTTTATCGTATTTTATCCTAAAAACTCATTCAAAGAAACAGTCTTCTGCTCTCCGGCTTCAAGGTTTTTAAAGGTAACCGTGTTATTTTTAAGTTCTTCTTCCCCTAAGAAAACAAGATTTTTAATTCCTTTTTTCTCGGCATACGTAAATTGTTTGTTGATTTTTGCGCTTTCAGGGTATAGTTCTGCTGAAATACCTTTTGCTCTCAACTGCATAATTAATTTCAGAGCTTCTGTAGTTTCTTCACCTCCAAAATTAGCAAATAGATATTCTATTTTACAAGAAGCTTCTTCAGGGAAAAGGTTCAGCTCTTCCATCACCAGATAAATTCTGTCTAACCCGAACGAAATACCAATTCCAGGGATATTTTTAACTCCAAACACTTCTGTAAGGTTATCATATCTACCACCTCCACCGATGGAACCCATTGCTACTTCATCAGCTTTTACTTCGAAAATAGCTCCGGTATAATAATCAAGACCTCTTGCCAACGTAATATTGAATACAAGATTCTGCATATCAACACCAAGGTTCAGAGATTGTGTAAGAACAAATTCCAACTCTTCTACTCCTTTCAATCCGATCTCATTGCCTTCGAATTTTTCTTTTAGCTGAAGAAGGTTTTTCAGTGCATCATCAGACTGACTGAATAAGAAGTCTAGTTTATCAATAGATTCCTGAGAGATTTCTCTTTCTAATAATTCCTTAACCACACCCTCTTTTCCAATCTTATCCAGCTTATCCAAAGCGACAGTAAAATCGATCAGTTTATCCGTAATCCCTGCATATTCAGCTAGCCCGGAAAGAATTTTTCTGTTGTTCATGTGAATCGTCACAGGTACTTTCAGATCAGCAAATGATTTCAAGTATAATTGAACAAGATCCACTTCCTGCAATAAGCTTTCACTTCCTACAACGTCTGCATCACATTGATAAAACTCTCTGTATCTTCCTTTCTGAGGTCTATCTGCTCTCCATACCGGCTGGATCTGGAAACGCTTGAATGGAAATGTTAATTTCCCATGATTCATCGCTACAAATCTTGCAAAAGGTACTGTAAGGTCATAACGAAGCGCTTTATCTGTTAAGCTTTCTGCACTGAAAGGCTTCTCCAACGCTCTCTGGAAGTCATGAAGCATTTGATGTTTTTTATCCTCCTTTGCTTCATTAATGCTTGAATTGAGGATTTTAAAAATCAAGCGGTCTCCTTCTTCTCCGTACTTTCCTGTTAAAGTAGAAAGATTTTCAAAGCTTGGTGTTTCTAATGGCTGAAATCCGAATAATTCGAAATTATTCTGTAAAATACCGATGATATATTTTCTTCTGGAAACTTCCTGCGCCGTAAAATCTCTTGTTCCTTTTGCTAAACTTGGCTTCATTTATTGTATGTCATTTTGATAAGTACAAAAGTAAGGAATTGCAGGGACTTTACACAGCATAAAAAAGCTGAAGAAGCAATCTTCCTCAGCTTTTAAAGTTAATAGGATCATTTATTCTGAAAAATCATACACTTTCAAGGATTTCCAGTATTTCTTCGCCATAATTTTCAATCTTATGCTTTCCGAATCCTTTGATCTCCAGCAGCTCTTCTTTTTTGGCTGGTTTATACTTGGCTACAGACATCAGCTCTTTGTTGCTGGCAATGAAGTAGCTTGGCAGATTTTGTTCTCTGGCTTTCTCTGATCTCCAAAGCTTCAGGGCATTGAGAATCTTTTCTTCATCAGGATTCAGGAAATCATCTTCTGCAGAATATTTAACAGCCTTTGGTTCTTTCACTGTATTTTTCACCAATTTTGGCTCTTCGAAATACAGAATTACAGACCAATAACATTCATCGTTTACAAAAGCAGTCTCTACTTTTATAATCTCATTACCTTCCAGAAAATCATCCAGCATTTTCTGATCTTTGTAGAGAAGTTCTTCCGGGAGTCTGATCTTAAAAACCTTTACTTTCATCATTTGAGTTTTTAGAATTATTTACCTCCTAACAACAGAATTTCATCTACACGAATTTCCGTAATGTAACGCTTTACGCCATCCTTATCGTCATAAGACCTGTACGTAAGTTTACCTTCAATCGCAATTTCTTTTCCTTTAGGGACATACTTTTCCATAATTTCTGCTACTTTCCCGAAAGCAATCAGATTATGCCATTGCGTCTCTTCTACCTTTTCGCCTTTAGCGTTTGTGTAATGATCGCTTGTAGCTAAGGATACATTTGCTTTTACATTTCCGTTTTCGAAGTTTACCATTTCAACTTCCTTACCTGTGTAACCAATTAATGTTACTTTGTTTCTTAGTGACATAACTTTTAGATTTTAATGATTAATATTTCAGATAAGAGACGTTCACTGTTTTCTCAAATCTCTGTGGCAAAGTTGCAGATCCCACCAAAGCTCAGTCGGTTATAAACTATTTAAATTCGTTTGTAGTCGTTTACGATCGGATAAAAACATAAAAAGAATATGGCACAAACTAGTATTTATTAAGATTAAAAGATAGTAAAGATTACTATCTTTTTGGAAAAATTTAACTCTTAAATTCTATCCAAATTAACTGTATATAATTAATGAGATTATAGTAGAATATTTCTTATATTTGAATAAAACTAATTAAACCCTGAAACTCAAAATTCTTTTATGTATAATAATAAAAAGAAAAGGTAACATGTTGTCAGGATAATGAGGGGAATCTTCTTTTGGGTTTGGTATAAAACCTATTACCATGGATAAATTCTTTGATTTACTTGAAAAACTGATAAATGCTATTAAAAGTAATGGATTATTTATTCTACTTGCAATTAGTATTTGGTGCGTTCCCACAGTTGCTATTTATCTCTTTATCTGGCTTCCCCGAAAGGCAAAAGAAAATAAAATAGTAATTTTAAATAAACTTTCGGATAACTACAATGCTAAACCGAAGAAAAGTAATATTTCGAAAAAAATTGGGATACAGTTAATTTGTAGTATTACAAATAATAGAAACAATCCCAATATCAAATATTTTTATTTTCTCTCTCTTTTATATTTTTCAATTTTATTCACCGATTGTGGTACAATGCATGAATCAAAACAGGATACTGACGGAGATGGCATTATTAATACTAATGATAAATGTCCAAATGTAACAGGTCCTATCGAAAATAACGGATGCCCATGGTCAGATAGTGATGGTGATAATATCTTTGATAAAGATGATATGTGTCCTACAATACCTGGATCTCCGGAAAACAATGGTTGTCCAAAAACAAGTAGCTCCATTGGTTATTATAATTTAAGAAGGTTTCCTGAAAAACCGCCTTATCCTTCAGATGTAGAAATCTTACCCAATACATATTTTAAAAGTGCAAAATTAATTGGGGATATTAACAGCAAACTTACAAACGCCTTGAGAATAAATAAATATACTCGAATTAGCTATTATTATGTAAGTGAAGGCTTTGCACTAGTAACACAGTTGGAACAGACAGATAAGGCAGGAAGACCTTTTCCGGAAGAATCACGTTGGAAATATAAAAATAATAAACAATACTTCTTCTCTCTTAAAGACTATATTAATTCACTTTTTATTGCCCAGCCAGGCTATTACAGATGTATAGTGTTTATAATTAATAGAAATCCCATATCTTTTTCCGATAGTGAAGCTTCACCAGAAATTATGAATATGATGATGAGCGAAGGTGCTACCTCTTTACCTGATGAAATTGGGCAGCAGAATTTCACTTCACAGCATAAAGTAACAGCATTAATTTATCAGTTTAAAAAATCTGAAAGTAGTGATACTGCTGAGCTATTATCACCAACACCAATACCAGGTAAGAATCTAACAGTTACTGGTATTATAAATACTTTGAAAAAATGAAAATATCTTTTGAAACAGCAAAAAGAAAGCTTTCAATACCTTGGTTTACAGCTTCTTCAATACTATTTATAATTATGTTTATGCAAACCATTGGAGGCAAATTTGAAGATAAAAATATTGAAGCTTGGGGCTGGTTTACCCAAAATTTGTTACCAACTCTTTCACTTATTATAACTGTTTTTGTAACCGACTTGAATACAGAAAATTCTGATAAGGAAGTAGAAAAATTTTATTTTAATTTGGCTTTTGGCCTTTCAATTTTTTACCTACTTGTTGTTTTAAGTGTGTTGCTAGCACAACCACTTTCTTCAAAAGGAATGATCCCCTGGCTACAATCATCAAGTATTTATCTCGGTCCTTTTCAGGGGCTTGTTGCAGCAACTGTAGGTATGTTCTTTTTAAAAAAAGTAAATAAAGATTAATGTAAAAAATTAATACTGGAACAATTTTAAAAATTTTCTCCAAATATATCTTTTAAATTTTTTATTATATTAGCGACACTAATAATTAAGAATGCTCTCCAAATTTAAATCTGGTCATCGTAAAGAGATAGAGAAAAAAATCAAACAAAATCACTTTGAATTATTTGAAAATTCAGATAACTATCTCATTAAATATTTCAACATTTTATCGAAACGCGAAAATTGGTGGTTAGTATTTCTAAATGTTGTTATTCTCTATATTTTAGTCGCAGCTATAAACCTTGATTTTACTTTTATTAAAATAGATAAAGACACCGCTAGTACGATAATTGATCAGCGAACTTCTAATGTAGCAACCATTATCAGCATGACACTAGCAGTGATAGGACTTTTATTAAGCAATCTTGCTGTAAAAAACGATCAAACCTATAAATTGCTTTTTGTAAACTCAAGATTATATTTAATTATATATTATACTTTGAGTGCCATTTTCTGTTTGATTATAGTATCAACATTACGAGATTCTATTGAACCGTACTTTGAGAGATTCGTGCTCGCAGGTACTTATTTGGCTTTAATTATATTAATTGGAATTGGATATTTATTTAGTACGATAATAAATTTCGCAAATGCTTCTAATATTCAAAAAATTCTAAAACAAAAGCTGATCGATGAAATAAAGATGAATGTCAAAATTTTTCTATTGTCGAAATATAGTGCGGCAGAATTTAAAAACTTGATGCATGATCACGGTATTGATCCAGTGGGACTAAGACAACGGCTTCTTTTACCTGATTTAGATCGACCACCTACCGAAGAATATTTAATA is a genomic window of Chryseobacterium nakagawai containing:
- a CDS encoding HRDC domain-containing protein yields the protein MMKVKVFKIRLPEELLYKDQKMLDDFLEGNEIIKVETAFVNDECYWSVILYFEEPKLVKNTVKEPKAVKYSAEDDFLNPDEEKILNALKLWRSEKAREQNLPSYFIASNKELMSVAKYKPAKKEELLEIKGFGKHKIENYGEEILEILESV
- a CDS encoding single-stranded DNA-binding protein, with amino-acid sequence MSLRNKVTLIGYTGKEVEMVNFENGNVKANVSLATSDHYTNAKGEKVEETQWHNLIAFGKVAEIMEKYVPKGKEIAIEGKLTYRSYDDKDGVKRYITEIRVDEILLLGGK
- the hisS gene encoding histidine--tRNA ligase, whose protein sequence is MKPSLAKGTRDFTAQEVSRRKYIIGILQNNFELFGFQPLETPSFENLSTLTGKYGEEGDRLIFKILNSSINEAKEDKKHQMLHDFQRALEKPFSAESLTDKALRYDLTVPFARFVAMNHGKLTFPFKRFQIQPVWRADRPQKGRYREFYQCDADVVGSESLLQEVDLVQLYLKSFADLKVPVTIHMNNRKILSGLAEYAGITDKLIDFTVALDKLDKIGKEGVVKELLEREISQESIDKLDFLFSQSDDALKNLLQLKEKFEGNEIGLKGVEELEFVLTQSLNLGVDMQNLVFNITLARGLDYYTGAIFEVKADEVAMGSIGGGGRYDNLTEVFGVKNIPGIGISFGLDRIYLVMEELNLFPEEASCKIEYLFANFGGEETTEALKLIMQLRAKGISAELYPESAKINKQFTYAEKKGIKNLVFLGEEELKNNTVTFKNLEAGEQKTVSLNEFLG